tataattctatcatcatgttctggaaccagaactctgcagaagttccttcaatcagatacttgtgtgtttctatttaaggcctcaggtttgaatgtacagcagaggattacaaaggagtgattttaatatttaaatcagtccagtaaatgtttggagtaaaaatgattaaaattttgatttagatagatttgtgtcaaataatattgtagagtctcacttaaatatatccaaatgagttcagtgtatttacatttatagaatatttgatttcttaatttcaatactgtagagtctgaccctaaatattataataatgatgtaaatttaaataataaataatattgtagtgcagagtcataaactttaatcagctaaacttacataataaatatcactgtacaatcttaacctgaacattcatattattgaggtaaatttacataaatcatgatattctagagtcttaactggaatatgtctaacatgaatctttttgtattgtgctgataaacaacaataacccgactttcagataatatttattcactgtgtattgggtagtacagaagtattagtacagaatattatttcttgttttatgtgtgataattggcagtaaacattctaagaagtggaaattgacagggttgtaatagtgctgttcttgcacaatatttgtcacttaattgccctcaggatgctgtcgttgagctaccagttttacagaacaggcagatgttgcagctaatgatgctgtaattcacataaacaaggaaacaagtccatcataatttgaatgttaacagtccaaaatgaaaaggtcatatacagctttcctattgggttaaagagccaaaaaaaccaaacatgaaaaatatggtagcagctttcattttttcttacagcccccccaaaatatctgttgtacccccccTGTGCCccccccactaaaattaatctagatccgcccctgtctgacatgaaagctcggatcgttctgcagttactgtcctcaacgagcagcaggcggcgctgtgagctcctccccttccaaAGCACAGGgggtcagtctagtgacctgcagcatcccactgtctgattagaggaaggagacccacatcactccatgtccagacggcagataaatcaaagtctctgcagatcccgtcctgcttacagagcgggatggaaatgaaaatgtttcttcactgtcacactaaaataaatcactgcatttagcctctagttcagaaacatattttgggtattttaaactcactttttgtctctcctacaacgttgattacaattacatgcaaacgggaaattatgcaaattaggcgatgaggtcatttagcgacttctagcgacttttaggacagccaatagctactttccttactgaggagttggcaacactggtcaaaacataaatgatgcctctttctcatcgttgtaaggtagacaatgtgctacaagcccagttttatcaacagtagctgtctttcaagctgcatgaataacattgatgtctatggagtgaacagggaccgtgtgcaaattgcaaaactgctgcaacagcaaagagagacacaaatattcaatagcttctctctgatacactgtagtgtcaccagaatcactgcagccttcaactggctcctgttgacaccaatgttatttctgcagcttgaaagacagctactgttgataaaactaggcttgtagcacattgtctaccttacaatgatggaaaagaggcattgtttataaTGAGGTATTGAtgctggaattctgaatctgtgaatatctttccgattttactgaactgtggccccaaggagccgtggtgggcatccttgattttcatttctgaaaggtggcaaccctagctAGCAATGATACTTAAGTAATATCACACAtaaaattttgatattttactaTTAACCTGTGATATTGTACATTACACTGGCATAAGTTGTTATAAGTTAGAGTAagtgaaataaaagtaaaaactacACGTATAAAAGCACTTAGAGCAGAATTATATCCCACTTCTGCTGTTGTACATTAGCTTACATCAGCTTACGTCAGCGAACTTTCTGGATTGATCCGGTCAGCTCCGCCCCTCCGCCTGATGCAACCGCCGGCTCCCCCGGTATATAAACCTCCGCTCTGACCGGAGTCCGCCGCTCAGCTCAGCTGCTTTCAAGTACatggagaaaacacacagcaaacGTTCGGAGGAGACACCGGAGCTTCACAAACAGGAATCAGGATGGTGTATAGCGCGGCTCTGCTCTTCGGACACGGAGTTACCGTCCCGGCGGAGGAAAACAGCGTCGTAGAGATGATAGGAAAGTACTTCTGCCAACTCACATCCCCGGGCACCAAGACGAACGGTGCCCGGCGGGGAAGCGTCGAGAGCTGCGATGAGAGAGACACTAACTCACCTCGTaagttgtttttgaaaaaagctaaacatttctgttttgtttttttggttagTTTTACACACAATTATAGACGGCAAattcttaaaaaagaaaaaagttgttcgTTTGTGAGAACTTCTGATTAACCCCTACAGAGCCgttaaacacatttacatatcAATGCGCGACAGTTAAATTAGCTACAAAGTGATTAATTAGAACTAAGTTGGCGGAGGAGCAGTTTATGAGCTCTCAGTGTGATGGGGATGAGTCTGATGTAACTGAGGCAGGTCTTGGATCAGCTGATTACACTCTGAGCTTCCTCTGTCAGCTGCTGAGGCCAAACCTTTATTCTGATGACTATCAAAGTGAAAGGACATTTATCGCATGATGAAAGACACACTCGGTGTTGCAGGGGTCAGTTTGAAgcttttactgctgttttttttgtcactgcaaTCTCAACTATTTCTCTCTAGCTGAGACACAACCCTCTGAAACTGAATGAGAAACTGTTGCCACAAACAAGGAAGTTAGCTGCTTTTACAATGGCTCAGGCTACGTCAACAGCTGGAGATCACAGAATCCTCAGAAACAGTTTCTAGACAAATTGCTTTCTGattcagaaaacagaagaactGTAGACCGCAGTTAACAAACTGTTCAATCTCAATTGATCGCACTGTAATCAGCATCCCAGCATCCTTTGTTGTGCTCTGACTTCACCGCTCCTATTGCTAGCAAATCTATTCAGTACTAGTAATCATAATTAATGAATTAGTCTAGTGTTGAATGAAATGTtccctgctatcacatgctgttacaATATAACAGTTAATGTGTATCAGTTAGAAACTCGTATCAGTCAGTCACTAGTGTCAGCATGGACATTCAGCTTTTCATAAAATATACACATTGTAAACTAGTGCCACTTGTACCTGACattgctttctttctttacaCAGTAACTGATGTCAACGTTGGTTTGGAGAATGATCAGCGGCTCCTCCAGCAGGGTGTGACCCGGCAGATCGAGCGCTGCCTGACAGAGGCCAAAGCTTCTGTCCTCTTCTGccaggtgctgctgctgcctcgcCACATGACCGCCAGGGTGGGCCAGGACGTGGTGCGAACCTCTGCTGATGAGCCCTGTGGGCTCCGCGGGGCCTCCATCACGCTTTACGTCGAGAGCAAAGACGGCCTGAAGTCTGCTGGCAGCGTCATTCCTGACCCGACTGTCACCCCAACCTTTGAGCTGTCTGTGGTCTTCAAAGTGGATGACGGCTGGCCACCACTCAAGCACATCTTCGATTCCAACAAGGTGCTGAAGCTAAGACCAGAGTACCGTCTGGTGAAGAGGAAGCTCTACTCCTCTGCCACTCCTGTTGTTCACGACTTCAACTAGCAGTGAAGCTGAGAATAACATGTTGCACCTCTTATTTTTGCGTTTCAAATGTCCAG
This Amphiprion ocellaris isolate individual 3 ecotype Okinawa chromosome 13, ASM2253959v1, whole genome shotgun sequence DNA region includes the following protein-coding sequences:
- the si:ch211-39i2.2 gene encoding DNA damage-inducible transcript 4-like protein-like, with the protein product MVYSAALLFGHGVTVPAEENSVVEMIGKYFCQLTSPGTKTNGARRGSVESCDERDTNSPLTDVNVGLENDQRLLQQGVTRQIERCLTEAKASVLFCQVLLLPRHMTARVGQDVVRTSADEPCGLRGASITLYVESKDGLKSAGSVIPDPTVTPTFELSVVFKVDDGWPPLKHIFDSNKVLKLRPEYRLVKRKLYSSATPVVHDFN